A region of Anguilla rostrata isolate EN2019 chromosome 10, ASM1855537v3, whole genome shotgun sequence DNA encodes the following proteins:
- the LOC135233641 gene encoding leucine-rich repeat-containing protein 19-like — MALSRLLLLWMGFVHLASAQTVRQVELNYTFDTSLLNVPPDLPSNITKLNLSHNAIELSESDIQTLKMHSQLTELHLDNNMLTILPGHTFDSLSQLEILNVSSNNISRVEPRAFAGLANLRELDLSHNAIVTLPSQVFANLSRLEAVYLQGNGLHFLENSTLKDLKKANHLDLNENPWNCSGAFLWVMNGMKGKIGQGAVCATPEDQAGESILNSSTKRFPEFTSTSSPKDTPSVLPTATRGQTTHTGPSVPASATRGQTTPTTPSVPATATRRQTTHTVSREHTNSGNLTDSNKDSSEAAPAVGGGSWRFLVGVVGVALGASLLVVCTAQSPRCYRRLSLYRHRRLREDRSDLFASRCHANFSLEAEEEVETSTQELDISLDNELNEDDELNEDDEDGYIEDGYIEARSYRDQTEL, encoded by the exons ATGGCTCTGAGCAGATTACTGCTTCTGTGGATGGGATTTGTTCACCTGGCTTCAGCACAGACCGTGAGGCAGGTTGAGCTG AACTACACGTTCGACACGTCGCTGCTAAACGTTCCACCAGATTTACCCTCCAACATCACAAAGCTCAACCTGAGTCACAACGCCATTGAGCTTTCAGAGTCAGACATCCAGACCCTGAAGATGCATTCTCAGCTAACGGAACTCCATCTTGACAACAACATGCTGACGATCCTGCCAGGACACACGTTTGACAGTCTGTCACAGCTGGAGATCCTAAACGTGTCTTCCAACAACATCAGTAGGGTGGAACCCAGGGCTTTTGCAGGCCTGGCCAACCTTAGAGAGCTGGACCTCTCCCATAATGCCATAGTCACCTTACCCTCACAGGTATTTGCCAACCTCTCCCGCCTGGAAGCTGTTTACTTGCAAGGGAATGGGTTGCACTTCCTGGAGAACAGTACTTTGAAGGATCTAAAAAAAGCAAATCACCTGGATCTGAATGAAAATCCCTGGAACTGCTCTGGTGCATTTCTGTGGGTGATGAACGGCATGAAGGGAAAGATTG GCCAGGGGGCAGTTTGCGCAACCCCAGAGGATCAAGCTGGTGAAAGCATCTTGAACAGCAGCACTAAGCGTTTCCCAGAATTCACCAGCACTTCATCTCCAAAAGACACACCTTCAGTTCTTCCCacagccaccagggggcagactACACACACTGGACCTTCAGTTCCTGCCtcagccaccagggggcagactACACCCACTACACCTTCAGTACCTGCTACAGCCACCAGGAGGcagaccacacacactgtgtccaGGGAACACACCAACAGCGGAAACCTGACAGACTCCAATAAAG ACTCCAGTGAGGCTGCCcccgcggtgggggggggcagctggaggTTCCTGGTGGGCGTGGTGGGGGTGGCACTGGGCGCGTCGCTGCTGGTCGTGTGCACGGCCCAGTCTCCCCGGTGCTACCGCCGTCTGTCCCTCTACCGGCACCGGCGACTGCGCGAGGACCGGTCAGACCTCTTCGCCTCCCGTTGCCATGCCAACTTCAGCCTGGAGGccgaggaggaggtggagaccAGCACCCAGGAGCTGGACATCAGCCTGGATAACGAGCTTAACGAGGATGACGAGCTTAATGAGGATGACGAGGATGGCTACATCGAAGACGGTTACATCGAGGCCAGGAGTTACAGGGACCAGACAGAGCTGTGA
- the LOC135233644 gene encoding angiopoietin-1 receptor-like produces MDYLISRVLCMVCWLFTGTAADLTLLNSAPVGPLGPGRDWSLRCVSGDWRGGTLPSIGRDYPGDPQNLLAVQDPDYRAATKVTLKPQNSFGAFYCRKGRGDSASQVYTFKMLKKAAFLPEALTITASLGEDVNISYTRRRAVAEDAVIHKNETFIYSVPNFELSETLHYPVNAVGLEQSGLYTVRYISENVSSSAITRLIVRKCPAGSWGPGCSEACLPCTNGGICHDETGECLCPPGFKGHTCEIVCGPGRFGRACEERCQNGSCHSVVFCSPDPFGCSCATGWRGLDCSEACPHGYYGAGCRLKCECGDAGVCDRYRGCVCGGRHGARCERADLPAPTGVKLVPVSQTSLSLSWDGPASPPKEAWHYQVECWQTGQPGSSVVYQQPHNATVLQLTGLLPKKKYECEVFMKTHSVGVYSPLVSAWTFSNELPPAPFNIKTCNITDSSAIITWALEEGNSISAVTIRFQDLAMADYNQLAEINVQEDPAMQVQLRGLKADTTYAVELWARNNVGVSLNSPRLHVTTTQHQESSLLQGLGGDGNMLFFAILGSAGLTCITILLAFCIVLQLKKASLQRRAVQALQNQERDEPVVQFSSGSLNMKKPQMPTESVAYPALEWNDIKFQDVIGEGNFGQVLKARIKKDGMRMDAAIKRMKEYASKDDHRDFAGELEVLCKLGHHPNIINLLGACEHRGYLYLAIEFAPHGNLLDFLRKSRVLETDPAFAIANSTASTLSSQQLLHFAADVARGMAYLSQKQFIHRDLAARNILVGENYVAKIADFGLSRGQEVYVKKTMGRLPVRWMAIESLNYSVYTTNSDVWSYGVLLWEVVSLGGTPYCGLTCAELYEKLPQGYRLEKPLNCDDEVYDLMRQCWREKPYERPSFAHILLSLNRMLEERKTYVNTTLYEKFTYAGIDCSAEEAG; encoded by the exons ATGGATTACCTCATCTCCAGGGTCCTCTGCATGGTCTGCTGGCTATTTACAG GAACGGCGGCGGACTTGACGCTCCTGAACTCGGCCCCCGTGGGGCCCCTGGGGCCTGGCCGCGATTGGTCGCTGCGCTGTGTCAGCGGCGACTGGAGAGGCGGCACTCTGCCCAGCATAGGGCGGGACTACCCAGGGGACCCCCAGAACCTGCTGGCCGTTCAGGACCCCGACTACAGAGCGGCCACCAAGGTCACCCTGAAACCCCAAAACAGCTTTGGAGCGTTCTACTgcaggaagggaaggggagacTCAGCAAGTCAGGTGTACACCTTCAAGATGCTAAAGAAAG CGGCCTTCCTCCCAGAGGCGTTAACGATCACTGCCAGCTTGGGAGAGGATGTCAACATTTCCTACACGCGCCGGAGAGCTGTTGCAGAGGACGCGGTCATACACAAAAACG AGACCTTTATCTACTCTGTGCCGAATTTTGAGCTGTCGGAGACCCTGCACTACCCAGTCAACGCCGTGGGGTTGGAGCAGTCGGGCCTGTACACTGTCAGATACATCTCTGAGAACGTGTCCTCCTCCGCCATCACCCGGCTGATAGTAAGAA aatgccctgcagGATCGTGGGGACCGGGCTGTTCTGAGGCCTGCCTGCCATGCACCAATGGGGGCATCTGCCATGACGAGACTGGAGAATGCCTCTGTCCCCCTGGGTTCAAAGGTCACACCTGTGAAATCG TGTGTGGCCCGGGCCGGTTTGGGAGAGCCTGTGAGGAGCGGTGTCAGAACGGATCCTGCCACTCCGTGGTGTTCTGCTCACCCGACCCGTTCGGCTGCTCCTGTGCCACTGGCTGGAGGGGCCTGGACTGCAGCGAGG CTTGCCCCCACGGTTACTATGGCGCTGGCTGCAGGCTGAAGTGTGAGTGCGGAGACGCAGGGGTGTGTGACCGTTACCGTGGctgcgtgtgtggggggcggCACGGAGCCCGCTGTGAGAGAGCAG ATCTGCCCGCACCCACAGGGGTGAAGCTGGTCCCCGTGAGCCAGACCTCTCTGAGCCTGTCCTGGGACGGTCCAGCCAGTCCTCCCAAAGAGGCGTGGCACTATCAGGTGGAGTGCTGGCAGACAGGCCAGCCTGGGAGCTCTGTGGTGTACCAGCAGCCCCACAATGCCACAGTCCTGCAGCTCACAGGACTGCTGCCCAAGAAGAAGTACGAGTGTGAAGTCTTCATGAAGACCCATTCAGTGGGAGTGTACAGCCCACTGGTGTCTGCGTGGACATTCAGCAACG AGCTCCCACCGGCTCCGTTTAACATAAAGACCTGCAACATCACCGACTCCTCCGCCATCATCACCTGGGCGCTGGAGGAGGGAAACTCCATTTCTGCCGTCACGATCCGCTTCCAGGACCTCGCCATGGCGGACTATAATCAGCTGGCGGAGATCAACGTGCAGGAGGACCCGGCCATGCAGGTCCAGCTCCGCGGCCTGAAGGCCGACACCACCTACGCGGTGGAGCTCTGGGCCCGGAACAACGTGGGGGTCAGCCTCAACAGCCCCCGCCTGCACGTCACCACCACCCAGCACCAGGAGAGCTCCT TGCTGCAGGGACTGGGCGGAGACGGGAACATGCTGTTCTTCGCCATCCTGGGCTCTGCTGGACTCACCTGCATTACCATCCTGCTGGCATTCTGCATCGTGCTGCAGCTGAAGAAGGCCAGCCTCCAGCGCCGAGCGGTGCAGGCCCTGCAGAACCAAGAG AGAGATGAGCCGGTGGTGCAGTTCAGCTCGGGGTCTCTGAACATGAAGAAGCCACAGATGCCCACGGAGTCGGTGGCCTACCCCGCCCTGGAGTGGAACGACATCAAGTTCCAGGACGTCATCGGCGAGGGAAACTTCGGCCAGGTCCTGAAGGCCCGGATTAAAAAGGACGGGATGAGAATGGATGCAGCGATCAAGCGAATGAAag AATACGCCTCTAAAGACGACCACAGGGACTTTGCTGGCGAACTGGAAGTGCTCTGCAAACTTGGGCATCACCCCAACATCATCAACCTGCTGGGTGCCTGCGAACACAGAG GGTACCTGTACCTGGCCATTGAGTTCGCTCCTCACGGGAACCTGCTGGACTTCCTGAGGAAGAGCAGGGTCCTGGAGACGGACCCCGCCTTCGCCATCGCCAACAGCACCgcctccaccctctcctcccAGCAGCTCCTCCACTTCGCCGCCGACGTGGCCCGGGGCATGGCCTACCTGAGCCAGAAACAG ttcATCCACAGAGACCTGGCAGCCAGAAACATTCTCGTGGGGGAGAATTATGTGGCAAAAATAGCAGACTTTGGTCTCTCTCGAGGACAGGAGGTTTATGTAAAGAAGACAATG GGGAGATTACCTGTCAGATGGATGGCAATCGAATCCCTGAACTACAGCGTTTACACCACAAACAGTGACGT ATGGTCATATGGTGTTCTACTGTGGGAGGTTGTAAGCTTAG gtgggacGCCGTACTGTGGGCTTACCTGTGCAGAGCTGTATGAGAAGCTTCCTCAGGGCTACAGGCTGGAGAAGCCGCTGAACTGTGATGACGAGGT gtATGACCTGATGAGACAGTGCTGGCGGGAGAAGCCGTACGAGAGGCCGTCCTTCGCCCACATCCTGCTGTCACTCAACAGGATGCTCGAGGAGCGCAAG ACGTATGTCAACACCACCCTGTATGAAAAGTTCACCTACGCTGGCATCGACTGCTCTGCAGAGGAAGCGGGGTAG
- the zgc:152968 gene encoding RNA exonuclease 1 homolog, with protein sequence MLPSAGFFEKIHCPLFLQGFCERPFCQYKHAKDEMVLTASPRPPFTRAAATARNHLTHGKIVHHTRDVSFARDPCLLELERINKEIETVKCEVEKEQRRLSHYKSLQGDSDITSKALTPYSDSAGKAQYPRSPGNRSVPRPQKPAAARSRGSKYVVDNSKPRTNLEYDPLSNYAAEVRSSSSPEPKPPPCGGAVGKRSLKRPREPVSTDRSEPLTAELEDSDDGVLVIDVPPLEVKRKTRRPPKLRKASPEVPEDATPLPAVTDASVPAQACKAVVPSPAMVGTPDTVGTQSGSRCTQPSAGLPVNQGGEGDLNPNPNVLEDISKCLETLRSESEKIVSPPEMEVMTMDRSSAASQSSPVTSVSWALKDPPGEQNGNSHTVVPQVIKHELTLSYDEKHNSFPNTPESDQGILPLALKSSSHVQSNDQQVTSRVEGYWLPVQQIPVPCLQKTVLQISEADSPKVQSMSPADPKYSDHPEPTADIYPISLLPDPSPSEVPQPVTSEVDLLDIPKDPLMHNISESAPKTDLSSGEDMNYSDMDLSDSDPMEECYRIFMEANQAGQGPVEQPGSSPVEMLGLEKPPVLPPGPKKRVAHVSKHNEMNKSRQQVIVPRRGPGAHLHNPSRILQLQQKAAVLTTAIKGGQAFVAAATGQRKPVTLLPVSQPTPVQTTCVNIIPVGATIQLGSNVHFIIPDGNIALPVTPVPAHMVSPQQTALTPAKPFVVKRKPKSRPEPGIKVPHDVRQRYVNLFVEEFLRTSFTVQDAFEKALAEEKMVYDRSINKLKYLSVAVNSLKKLKNQSAPSVKASTEANIKGSRGKISLSPAGLQVNDPGVVALYEQLKEHVLSEAALKENGYPLQSPDKPASAMLYGEVKKGSTDPMKRICCRCGATFSVGQSGKHVRKEECNYHYGKVVENKVPGGVETRYSCCEGAIGTPGCQVFKLHVHDAVSLDGFVKSVPKPPPENGCPGLFALDCEMCYTTHGLELARVTVVNPSLQIIYDTFVKPDNEVIDYNTRFSGVSEEDLEGSSSSIRDVQEVLLSFISADTILIGHGLEKDLCALKLLHGSVVDLTAVFPHRLGLPHKRGLLSLTADYLRRIIQESVQGHDSGEDATACMELMLWKVKEDGKVKRW encoded by the exons ATGTTACCTTCAGCAGGATTTTTTGAGAAAATACACTGCCCTCTTTTCCTACAGGGCTTCTGTGAGCGACCTTTTTGTCAATATAAACATGCAAAAGATGAAATGGTACTTACAGCTTCACCTCGGCCACCTTTCACAAGAGCGGCTG CAACTGCAAGGAATCACTTAACTCATGGCAAGATCGTCCACCACACTAGAGATGTCTCTTTTGCAAGGGACCCTTGCCTTTTGGAGTTGGAAAGGATCAACAAAGAAATTGAAACGGTTAAATGTGAAGTAGAGAAAGAGCAGAGACGATTATCCCATTACAAGAGCCTTCAGGGGGACAGTGATATCACGAGCAAAGCTTTGACCCCCTATAGTGATTCTGCAGGTAAAGCCCAATACCCCCGTAGCCCGGGCAACCGCAGCGTGCCCCGCCCACAGAAGCCCGCCGCTGCCCGTTCCCGCGGTAGCAAATATGTGGTGGACAATTCCAAACCCAGGACGAATTTGGAATACGACCCTTTGTCCAACTACGCTGCGGAAGTGCGGTCGAGCAGCTCCCCCGAGCCGAAGCCTCCGCCCTGCGGGGGCGCTGTAGGGAAGCGGAGCCTGAAGAGGCCGCGGGAGCCCGTTAGCACAGACCGGAGCGAGCCGCTCACTGCGGAGCTCGAAGACTCGGATGACGGCGTCCTTGTCATTGATGTTCCGCCACTTGAAGTAAAACGGAAGACTCGCAGACCCCCAAAATTGCGCAAGGCCTCACCTGAAGTTCCTGAAGATGCCACCCCTCTACCTGCCGTGACTGATGCTTCGGTTCCAGCTCAAGCATGCAAAGCAGTGGTGCCCTCGCCTGCCATGGTTGGCACACCTGACACAGTTGGCACACAGTCAGGTTCCAGATGCACTCAGCCCTCAGCTGGTCTTCCTGTAAATCAAGGAGGAGAAGGTGATCTAAACCCCAACCCCAATGTACTGGAAGACATATCCAAGTGTCTGGAGACTCTCAGGAGTGAAAGCGAAAAAATAGTTTCGCCCCCAGAAATGGAAGTCATGACGATGGACAGGAGCAGCGCTGCTTCACAGTCCTCCCCAGTGACCTCGGTCTCCTGGGCCCTGAAGGACCCACCAGGCGAGCAGAACGGAAACTCCCACACGGTGGTGCCTCAGGTGATAAAACATGAGCTTACGCTCAgttatgatgaaaaacacaactCCTTCCCAAATACACCAGAAAGTGACCAGGGGATACTCCCATTAGCACTCAAATCCAGTTCACATGTCCAGAGTAATGATCAGCAGGTCACCAGCAGAGTTGAAGGTTATTGGTTGCCTGTGCAACAAATTCCAGTTCCATGTTTGCAGAAAACAGTTCTGCAAATATCAGAGGCAGACTCCCCCAAAGTTCAGTCCATGTCACCTGCAGACCCCAAGTACAGTGACCATCCAGAACCTACAGCAGATATCTATCCTATCAGCCTGCTGCCCGATCCATCCCCATCTGAGGTTCCACAGCCAGTCACCAGTGAGGTGGACCTCCTCGACATTCCCAAGGACCCACTGATGCACAACATCAGCGAATCTGCTCCCAAAACTGATTTGAGCTCCGGAGAGGACATGAATTATTCGGACATGGACCTGTCTGATAGTGACCCCATGGAGGAGTGTTACCGCATCTTCATGGAGGCCAACCAGGCCGGCCAAGGACCGGTGGAGCAGCCGGGGAGTTCACCT GTGGAGATGTTGGGTTTGGAGAAGCCACCTGTCCTCCCACCAGGACCAAAGAAAAGGGTCGCACACGTGTCCAAACACAACgag ATGAATAAAAGCAGACAGCAGGTGATTGTTCCCCGGAGGGGCCCAGGTGCACACCTGCACAACCCCTCCAGgatcctgcagctgcagcagaaggCCGCAGTGTTGACCACGGCCATCAAAGGAGGCCAGGCTTTTGTTGCTGCCGCTACTGGGCAGAGGAAGCCAGTaaccctgcttcctgtttctcagCCCACCCCTGTGCAGACCA CCTGTGTTAATATAATTCCTGTTGGAGCAACTATACAACTGGGCTCCAATGTGCACTTCATCATACCGGACGGGAACATTGCTCTGCCTGTAACTCCAGTTCCCGCCCACATGGTGTCACCACAGCAGACTGCCCTGACCCCTGCTAAG CCATTTGTCGTCAAAAGAAAACCGAAGTCTCGCCCGGAGCCTGGCATCAAAGTTCCCCACGACGTACGCCAGCGTTATGTCAACCTGTTTGTGGAGGAATTCCTGAGAACATCCTTCACCGTGCAGGATGCCTTCGAAAAG GCCCTGGCTGAGGAGAAGATGGTGTATGATCGCAGCATCAACAAGCTGAAGTATCTGAGTGTCGCTGTGAACTCGCTCAAGAAACTAAAGAACCAGAGTGCTCCTTCTGTGAAAG CGAGCACTGAGGCCAACATCAAGGGATCCAGAGGCAAAATTAGTCTCAGTCCTGCAGGACTACAGGTCAATG ATCCTGGAGTTGTGGCACTTTACGAACAGCTGAAGGAACATGTGCTGTCTGAGGCGGCTCTGAAGGAGAATGGCTATCCTCTGCAGAGCCCAGACAAGCCTGCTAGCGCCATGTTGTATGGGGAGGTGAAGAAAGGCAGCACTGACC CAATGAAGAGGATTTGCTGCCGGTGTGGAGCGACTTTCTCTGTCGGCCAATCAGGGAAACACGTCCGTAAAGAGGAGTGCAACTATCACTATGGGAAAGTGGTGGAAAACAAGG TTCCTGGAGGAGTGGAGACGCGCTACAGCTGCTGTGAAGGAGCCATTGGCACACCTGGATGCCAGGTGTTTAAG CTGCATGTCCATGACGCTGTTAGTCTGGACGGTTTTGTGAAGAGCGTCCCCAAGCCCCCTCCGGAGAACGGCTGTCCTGGGCTGTTTGCGCTGGACTGTGAGATG TGTTACACCACTCACGGTCTTGAGCTGGCCAGGGTCACTGTGGTCAACCCCAGTCTGCAGATCATCTATGACACCTTTGTAAAACCTGACAATGAAGTCATTGACTACAACACCAG GTTCTCAGGGGTGAGTGAGGAAGATCTGGAAGGTTCCAGCTCGTCCATACGGGACGTCCAGGAGGTCCTGCTGAGCTTCATCAGCGCTGACACCATCCTTATCGGACACGGCCTGGAAAAAGACCTCTGTGCCCTCAAG CTTCTTCACGGCAGCGTGGTGGACCTGACTGCGGTGTTTCCTCACCGGCTCGGCCTCCCGCACAAGCGAGGCCTTCTAAGCCTGACGGCGGATTACCTGCGCAGAATCATCCAGGAGAGCG TCCAGGGTCATGACTCTGGGGAAGACGCCACTGCCTGCATGGAACTGATGCTGTGGAAGGTCAAGGAAGACGGCAAAGTGAAAAGATGGTGA
- the tal2 gene encoding T-cell acute lymphocytic leukemia protein 2, which produces MTRKVFTNSRERWRQQNVNGAFAELRKLIPTHPPDKKLSKNEILRLAMRYIGFLSRLLEAQSGPPPGPASLLSFLRGNVQHLNSGRAWAPASDSDAPSPGSSCGSSEAW; this is translated from the coding sequence ATGACCAGGAAGGTCTTCACTAACAGCCGGGAGCGCTGGAGGCAGCAGAATGTGAACGGGGCCTTCGCCGAGCTGCGCAAGCTCATCCCCACGCACCCGCCCGACAAGAAGCTCAGCAAGAACGAGATCCTGCGCCTCGCCATGCGATACATCGGCTTCCTGTCCCGCCTGCTGGAGGCGCAGAGCGGGCCgccgcccggccccgcctccctgctctccttccTGCGTGGGAACGTCCAGCACCTCAACTCCGGCCGAGCCTGGGCCCCGGCCAGTGACTCCGACGCCCCGTCGCCAGGGTCCAGCTGCGGCAGCTCCGAGGCCTGGTAG